From the Actinomycetota bacterium genome, the window GCAACGACGGGAACGGGGGGAAGAGGAATTGGCCAGGATCCTGGTGAAAGAGAAGATCGCGGCGGCCGGCGTGGAGCTGCTGCGCAGGGATTTCGAGGTGGATTTCCTTCCGGAAATGTCCCGGGAGGAGATGCTGGGGCGCCTGGGCGAATATGAGGGACTGATCGTGCGCTCGGCCACCAAGGTCGACGCCGAAGCCATAGCGGCCGCCAGCAGGATGAAGGTGATCGGGCGCGCCGGGGTGGGGGTGGACAACATCGACGTCGAGGCCGCGACCAAGCGCGGGATCATGGTCATCAACGCCCCCCAGAGCAACATCATCTCCGCGGCTGAACAGACCATGGCCCTGCTCATGGCCATGTGCCGCAACATTCCCGACGCCGTGATTTCCCTGCGGGAGAAGTGCTGGGACCGCAAGCAGTTCGAGGGCGTGGAGCTCTTCCACAAGGTCATGGGCATCGTCGGCCTGGGCCGCATCGGAACCCTGGTGGCCCACCGCTGCCAGGCCTTCGGCATGCAGGTCATCGCCTACGACCCGTATGTCTCCGAGGAAAAGGGGAAGAAACTGGGGATAGAGCTGGTCTCCATGGACGAGCTGCTTGGCCAGGCGGATTTCATCACCGTCCACCTGCCCAAGACCCCGGAGACCCACCACCTCCTGGGGGAGGCCGAGTTCGCAAGGATGAAGGACGGGGTGCGAGTGCTCAACGTGGCGCGGGGCGGTATCGTAGACGAAGACGCCCTCTACGCGGCCCTGGACGGTGGCAAGGTTGCCGCGGCCGCCCTGGACGTGTTCGAGAAGGAACCGGCGACGGAGTGCCCCCTCATCGGGCATCCCAAGGTCATCGCCACGCCCCACCTGGGGGCCTCCACCCAGGAGGCCCAGGACCGCGCGGGGACCATGATCGCCGAGTTCGTGAGCGAGGCCCTCAGGGGCGGTTTCGTAGCCAACGTGGTCAACCTGCCGGTGCCGGCGGAGGTGGACGAATCGGTGCGCATGTTCATGCCGCTGGCGGAGAAGCTGGGCCTGCTCTTGACCCACCTGGTTGAGGGTCACGTGAGCGAGATAGAGGTGGAGTACCTGGGGGGGCTGGCGGGCTACGAGACCGGAGTGCTCACAGTGGCCGTGCTCAAGGGCTTCTTCGAGAAGATCGTCTTCGAGCCGGTCAATTATGTAAACGCCCCTCTCTTCGCCAAGGAACGGGGCATCGCCGTGCGCGAGACCAAGTCCGAACAGACGCGCGATTACGTCAACCTGATCATGGTGCGCGGGCGCCGCGATGGCGACGAGGTGGCGGTGGGGGGCACCCTGGTGGGCCTCTCCAACGCGGAGCGCTTCGTACACGTCTACGAGTACGACATCGACCTCGGCCCCTCGCAGTACATGGCCTTCTTCCGTTACGCCGATATCCCCGGCATGATCGGCAAAGTCGGGACCATCCTCGGGGACAACGGCATCAACATCGCCCACATGCAGGTGGGCAGGCGCAAGATAGGCGGAGAGGCGGTCATGGGCATCAACGTGGATATACCCATTCCTGAAGAGGTTATGGAGGAAATCCGCGCCATCCCCGACGTCAACGACAGCAGGTTCATCACCCTGTGGTAAGGGATTTGGGGGCTTACGGCAGTATAATCAGGGACAGGTCGGCGTTAAGAAGCCATACGGAAAGGACGGAGCGATGACGCAGAGGATATACATCTTCGATACCACACTGCGGGACGGCGAGCAGGCGCCCGGGATCAGCCTGAACCAGCGCGAGAAGGTCGAGATCGCCGAGCAACTGGCCCGCCTCGAGGTGGACGCCATCGAGGCCGGGTTCCCCGTCTCCAGCCCGTCCGACTTCGAGGCGGTAAAGTCCATCGCCAAGAACGTCAAGGGCCCCATCATCTGCGCCCTGGCCCGCACCGACCGCAACGACATCGACTGGGCCTGGGAAGCCCTGATGTTCGCGGAGCGCCCCCTCATCCACACCTTCGTATCGACCTCCGAGTACCACATGAAGTACCAGCTCAAGAAGGGCCCGAAACAGGTGCTGGAGATGGCCAGGGACGCCGTCGCCTATGCCCGCAAGTACGTGGAGAACGTGGAGTTCTCGGCCATGGACGCCACCCGCTCCGATCCCCGGTTCCTGTACGAGGTGTACGCCGCGGCCATCAAGGCGGGGGCCACGGCCATCAATATACCGGACACTGTGGGGTACGCCATACCCGACGAGTTCGCCGCGCTGGTGCGGGGGGTCATCGAGAACGTCCCCGGGGCGGAGGATGTCATCGTCAGCGTGCACTGCCATAACGACCTGGGACTTGCGGTGGCCAACTCCATGGCGGCGGCCCGCGTGGGCGCGCGCCAGATAGAATGCGCCATCAACGGCCTTGGGGAGCGCGCCGGCAACTGCTCACTCGAGGAGATCGTGATGATCATCAACACCCGCAAGGACGCCACCGACATGACCACCGGCGTGAAGACGCGGGAGATCTACCAGGCCTCGCGCCTGGTGTCCATGCTCACCGGCTACAGCGTCCAGCCCAACAAGGCGGTGGTTGGGGACAACGCCTTCGCGCACGAGTCGGGCATCCACCA encodes:
- the serA gene encoding phosphoglycerate dehydrogenase, whose product is MARILVKEKIAAAGVELLRRDFEVDFLPEMSREEMLGRLGEYEGLIVRSATKVDAEAIAAASRMKVIGRAGVGVDNIDVEAATKRGIMVINAPQSNIISAAEQTMALLMAMCRNIPDAVISLREKCWDRKQFEGVELFHKVMGIVGLGRIGTLVAHRCQAFGMQVIAYDPYVSEEKGKKLGIELVSMDELLGQADFITVHLPKTPETHHLLGEAEFARMKDGVRVLNVARGGIVDEDALYAALDGGKVAAAALDVFEKEPATECPLIGHPKVIATPHLGASTQEAQDRAGTMIAEFVSEALRGGFVANVVNLPVPAEVDESVRMFMPLAEKLGLLLTHLVEGHVSEIEVEYLGGLAGYETGVLTVAVLKGFFEKIVFEPVNYVNAPLFAKERGIAVRETKSEQTRDYVNLIMVRGRRDGDEVAVGGTLVGLSNAERFVHVYEYDIDLGPSQYMAFFRYADIPGMIGKVGTILGDNGINIAHMQVGRRKIGGEAVMGINVDIPIPEEVMEEIRAIPDVNDSRFITLW
- a CDS encoding 2-isopropylmalate synthase encodes the protein MTQRIYIFDTTLRDGEQAPGISLNQREKVEIAEQLARLEVDAIEAGFPVSSPSDFEAVKSIAKNVKGPIICALARTDRNDIDWAWEALMFAERPLIHTFVSTSEYHMKYQLKKGPKQVLEMARDAVAYARKYVENVEFSAMDATRSDPRFLYEVYAAAIKAGATAINIPDTVGYAIPDEFAALVRGVIENVPGAEDVIVSVHCHNDLGLAVANSMAAARVGARQIECAINGLGERAGNCSLEEIVMIINTRKDATDMTTGVKTREIYQASRLVSMLTGYSVQPNKAVVGDNAFAHESGIHQDGVLKHRETYEIMQPEDVGLVESEIYLGKHSGRHALKTKLEEMGFYLDDKGLERAFIRFKELAGKKKEVAVKDLEAIALDEIRTLEELFQLEYMQSSSGTGAVPIAAVKLSREGKSFEATSTGDGQVDAVCRAILKATKIKAKLKAYQVQAITKGLDAMGDVTVKLEIEGDEVVGRGVSPDIIEASARAYINAINRAVQKGLMEKKKLARQAKSSGAAKKAPARKAPAKKAAAKRAKG